From Nycticebus coucang isolate mNycCou1 chromosome 6, mNycCou1.pri, whole genome shotgun sequence, the proteins below share one genomic window:
- the CHAC1 gene encoding glutathione-specific gamma-glutamylcyclotransferase 1 — translation MPALGKPPLQLHHSCQLGAQLERPRGARPGVSVHRSFRAHAGDRPRRPPGSIPEPGTMKQESVASNTSPTSPSPPTSAPLPRDNSDSLWIFGYGSLVWRPDFAYSDSRVGFVRGYSRRFWQGDTFHRGSDKMPGRVVTLLEDHKGCTWGVAYQVQGEQVSEALKYLNVREAVLGGYDTKEVTFYPQDSPDQPLKALAYVATPQNPGYLGPAPEEAIATQILACRGFSGHNLEYLLRLADFMQLCGPQAQDEHLEAIVDAVGTMLPCFCPTEQALALV, via the exons ATGCCGGCGCTGGGGAAACCTCCCCTGCAGTTGCATCACTCCTGTCAG CTGGGCGCTCAGCTGGAGCGACCAAGAGGTGCCAGGCCGGGTGTGAGTGTCCATCGGTCCTTCCGTGCCCACGCCGGAGACCGGCCCCGGAGGCCGCCTGGGTCCATTCCTGAGCCCGGCACCATGAAGCAGGAATCCGTAGCCTCGAACACCTCGCCCACATCACCGTCCCCTCCGACCTCCGCTCCGCTACCCCGGGACAACAGCGATTCTCTGTGGATTTTCGGGTACGGCTCCCTGGTGTGGAGGCCCGACTTCGCTTACAGCGACAGCCGAGTGGGCTTCGTGCGCGGTTACAGCCGCCGTTTCTGGCAGGGAGACACCTTCCATCGGGGCAGCGACAAGATG CCTGGCCGTGTAGTGACTCTCCTTGAAGATCATAAG GGCTGCACTTGGGGAGTGGCATACCAAGTGCAAGGTGAGCAGGTGAGCGAGGCTCTGAAGTACCTGAATGTGCGGGAGGCAGTTCTCGGCGGCTACGATACCAAGGAAGTCACTTTCTATCCCCAAGATAGTCCTGACCAGCCCCTCAAGGCATTGGCCTATGTGGCCACCCCACAGAACCCTGGCTATCTGGGCCCCGCACCTGAGGAGGCCATTGCTACGCAAATCCTGGCCTGCCGAGGCTTCTCTGGCCACAATCTTGAGTACTTGCTGCGTCTGGCAGACTTCATGCAGCTCTGTGGGCCTCAGGCACAAGATGAGCACCTGGAAGCCATTGTGGATGCCGTGGGCACCATGCTGCCCTGCTTCTGCCCCACAGAACAGGCTTTGGCACTGGTCTGA